The proteins below come from a single Malus domestica chromosome 03, GDT2T_hap1 genomic window:
- the LOC103429290 gene encoding polycomb group protein FIE1 gives MAAKFALGSEPVVGSLAPSKKKEYRVTNRLQEGKRPLYAIVFNFIDSRYFNVFATVGGNRVTVYQCLEGGVIAVLQSYIDEDKDESFYTVSWACNIDGSPLLVAGGINGIMRIIDCGSEKIDKSFVGHGDSINEIRTQPLKSSLVVSASKDESVRLWNVQTGICILIFAGAGGHRNEVLSVDFHPSDIYRIASCGMDNTVKIWSMKEFWTYVEKSFTWTDLPSKFPTKYVQFPVFIASIHTNYVDCNRWLGDFLLSKSVDNEIVLWEPKMKEQSPGEGTVDILQKYPVPECDIWFIKFSCDFHYNAAAIGNREGKIFVWELQSSPPVLIAKLLHPQSKSPIRQTATSFDGSIILSCCEDGTIWRWDAMESS, from the exons ATGGCGGCGAAGTTCGCTTTAGGGTCGGAACCGGTGGTGGGTTCCCTCGCACCCTCGAAGAAGAAAGAGTACAGAGTCACCAACAGGCTCCAAGAGGGCAAGCGCCCCCTATACGCCATCGTTTTCAACTTCATTGACTCTCGCTACTTCAACGTCTTCGCCACAGTCGGCGGCAATCGG gTGACTGTATACCAATGCCTAGAAGGGGGTGTGATTGCTGTGTTGCAGTCTTACATTGATGAAGAT AAGGATGAGTCTTTTTACACTGTGAGCTGGGCATGCAATATTGATGGATCCCCATTGCTTGTGGCTGGAGGAATTAATGGTATAATGCGCATCATTGATTGTGGCAGCGAGAAGATAGACAAG AGTTTTGTTGGCCATGGGGACTCAATAAATGAAATCAGGACTCAGCCATTGAAGTCATCACTTGTGGTGTCAGCAAGCAAA GATGAGTCAGTTCGGCTATGGAATGTTCAGACTGGAATATGTATTTTGATATTCGCAGGAGCAGGGGGTCACCGCAATGAAGTCCTGAGTGTG GACTTTCATCCTTCTGACATATATCGCATTGCGAGTTGTGGCATGGACAACACCGTTAAGATTTGGTCAATGAAAG AGTTCTGGACATATGTGGAGAAATCTTTCACATGGACAGATCTTCcgtcaaaatttccaacaaaatATGTGCAATTTCCA GTATTCATAGCCTCCATTCATACAAACTATGTTGACTGTAATAGGTGGCTTGGTGATTTTCTCCTCTCAAAG AGTGTTGACAATGAAATTGTGCTGTGGGAACCGAAAATGAAGGAACAGTCTCCTGGGGAG GGTACCGTTGACATCCTTCAAAAATACCCAGTTCCGGAGTGTGATATTTGGTTCATCAAGTTTTCCTGTGATTTCCACTACAATGCAGCCGCTATAG GGAATAGAGAAGGAAAGATTTTTGTTTGGGAACTACAGTCCAGCCCTCCGGTTCTTATTGCAAA GTTGTTACATCCTCAATCAAAATCTCCGATTAGGCAAACTGCTACGTCTTTTGATGGAAG CATCATTCTAAGCTGCTGTGAGGACGGAACTATTTGGCGTTGGGATGCTATGGAGAGTTCTTAA